Proteins encoded together in one Fibrobacter sp. UWP2 window:
- a CDS encoding 3-phosphoshikimate 1-carboxyvinyltransferase — MDFLLNPDRERMNLTLVMGLLVNGRTVLEDFAWASGSERFACALKEFGLNYAQSGHQLVLDGMGYQYSLPSMLPFDFDEPENVLLWTLASKDTEQLYTLAAEPDREGVAKVVAAKASLLKYFKVKVETDGPAKFVFRFDEADVAIKKDSLGGIPYAMRNRLLLRSLVRNEYLSFEEKVSVHDQLTKMLMYFGVDLKYEGRGMEQLSEFERRLMMAQGKKIERTQFTEMSETRVITARDYYVPGDTTEATALAVLTTVGNMPKENVVRLLNVDLNSTRAGALTCLKRMGANVETVTRREKFGDVFGDVEVFPMEAGKRLQGRRFGEDTIATGFEEYALLAVAACFAEGETILRLPKEVRERMRPVNEFLAENLRKTGVEVGVYDDGLVIRGMETIVNGSDFDGGEWPAIGLALSVLSLALQNDEPVGHSELVEASYPGILDKLKQVLETEKEAQE; from the coding sequence ATGGATTTTTTGCTGAACCCCGACCGTGAACGCATGAACTTGACGCTGGTGATGGGACTCCTGGTGAACGGGCGTACCGTGCTTGAGGATTTTGCCTGGGCCAGCGGGTCGGAGCGATTTGCCTGCGCCCTCAAGGAATTTGGGCTAAACTACGCGCAGAGCGGGCACCAGCTGGTGCTTGACGGCATGGGCTACCAGTACAGCCTCCCATCCATGCTCCCGTTTGATTTTGACGAACCCGAGAACGTTTTGCTGTGGACGCTCGCGAGCAAGGACACCGAACAGCTTTACACCCTTGCTGCCGAGCCCGACAGGGAAGGCGTCGCCAAGGTGGTCGCAGCCAAGGCGTCGCTGCTCAAGTACTTCAAGGTGAAGGTCGAGACCGATGGGCCGGCGAAGTTCGTGTTCCGTTTTGACGAGGCGGACGTCGCCATCAAAAAGGATTCGCTGGGGGGCATCCCTTATGCCATGCGCAACCGATTGCTGTTGCGTTCGCTCGTCCGCAACGAGTACCTGAGTTTCGAGGAGAAGGTCTCGGTTCATGACCAACTGACCAAGATGCTCATGTACTTTGGCGTGGACCTCAAGTACGAAGGCCGCGGCATGGAACAGCTGAGCGAGTTCGAACGTCGCCTCATGATGGCGCAGGGCAAAAAGATTGAACGCACGCAGTTCACCGAGATGAGCGAAACCCGCGTGATTACCGCCCGCGACTACTATGTGCCGGGCGATACGACCGAGGCCACGGCCCTTGCGGTTTTGACCACGGTGGGGAACATGCCCAAGGAGAACGTGGTCCGCCTTTTAAATGTCGACCTGAATTCGACCCGCGCCGGGGCGCTCACTTGCCTCAAGCGCATGGGCGCCAACGTGGAGACCGTGACCCGCCGCGAAAAGTTCGGCGACGTGTTCGGTGACGTGGAAGTGTTCCCGATGGAAGCGGGCAAACGCCTGCAGGGTCGCCGCTTTGGCGAAGACACCATCGCGACCGGATTCGAGGAATATGCGCTTTTGGCGGTGGCGGCCTGCTTTGCCGAGGGCGAGACCATTTTACGTTTGCCCAAGGAAGTGCGCGAGCGTATGCGCCCCGTTAACGAGTTCTTGGCAGAGAACCTGCGCAAGACCGGTGTGGAAGTGGGCGTGTACGACGACGGCCTGGTGATCCGCGGCATGGAAACCATTGTGAACGGCAGCGACTTTGACGGCGGTGAATGGCCTGCCATTGGGCTTGCCCTCTCGGTGCTTTCGCTCGCTTTGCAGAACGACGAACCTGTGGGCCACAGCGAACTGGTGGAAGCGAGTTACCCGGGAATCTTGGACAAGCTCAAGCAAGTGCTGGAGACCGAGAAGGAGGCTCAAGAATGA
- a CDS encoding prephenate dehydrogenase/arogenate dehydrogenase family protein — protein MKRVTLVGFGLLASSIAAAIKQAKLPTVIRAVSSPATLKRAGELGLADEFFEYGETEQWAKDSDLILLCAPILHILKTIDSLSKVSWATAGAERTCLVSDIGSTKVEICKAGAKLPPPFQFVGSHPMAGSEKRTCEFNDPAIFENAYWFVCPPEGTPESVYAPLLELVKFLGASAVVFPPEHHDMTMGWVSHMPQMLSSTLAGSLPEFLLSHNYQHYAGRAFRDMTRIAASGWGMWHDIAVTNRSEMVRALTGVRDGLNRTIDAMNSLKVVEDGKPAGGDFTGKDCAADNSAALAGIFKAGNDGRASLFVPGRNASVAFFEITVMLKDKPGALLSVMEPLAQEGINIRDIELMKVRENVAGTLLLAFKTQDEAVRAVKLLNYLGYEVKER, from the coding sequence ATGAAACGCGTTACTCTGGTGGGTTTTGGTCTTTTGGCGAGTTCCATCGCCGCCGCCATAAAGCAGGCGAAACTGCCGACGGTCATCCGTGCGGTGAGTTCCCCTGCGACCCTCAAGCGCGCGGGGGAGCTGGGCCTTGCCGACGAGTTCTTTGAATACGGTGAGACTGAGCAGTGGGCCAAGGACAGCGACCTCATTTTGCTGTGCGCCCCGATCCTCCACATTTTAAAGACCATCGACTCCCTCTCGAAGGTTTCGTGGGCCACCGCAGGCGCTGAACGTACTTGCCTGGTGAGCGATATTGGCAGCACGAAGGTCGAAATATGCAAGGCAGGTGCCAAACTGCCTCCTCCGTTCCAGTTTGTGGGTAGCCACCCCATGGCGGGTTCCGAAAAGCGCACTTGTGAGTTCAATGACCCCGCGATTTTCGAGAACGCCTACTGGTTCGTGTGCCCTCCCGAGGGAACTCCCGAGAGTGTGTACGCCCCGCTCCTTGAACTCGTCAAGTTTTTGGGCGCGAGCGCCGTGGTATTCCCGCCGGAGCACCACGACATGACCATGGGCTGGGTGAGTCATATGCCGCAAATGCTGAGCTCCACCTTGGCGGGGAGCCTGCCCGAATTTTTGCTGAGCCACAACTACCAGCACTACGCCGGACGCGCCTTCCGCGACATGACGCGCATTGCCGCGAGCGGGTGGGGAATGTGGCACGACATTGCCGTGACGAATCGCTCCGAGATGGTGCGCGCCCTGACCGGTGTGCGCGACGGCTTGAACAGGACCATCGATGCGATGAATTCGCTCAAGGTCGTTGAAGACGGCAAGCCCGCTGGCGGCGATTTTACGGGGAAGGACTGTGCCGCCGATAACAGCGCCGCCCTGGCGGGGATTTTCAAGGCCGGGAACGATGGCCGCGCCAGCCTCTTTGTGCCTGGCCGCAACGCCTCGGTCGCTTTCTTCGAGATTACCGTGATGCTCAAGGATAAACCGGGGGCGCTCCTCAGCGTGATGGAGCCCTTGGCGCAAGAGGGCATCAACATTCGCGATATTGAATTGATGAAGGTCCGCGAGAACGTGGCGGGCACGTTGCTGCTCGCGTTCAAAACGCAGGATGAGGCCGTGAGGGCGGTTAAGCTGCTTAACTACCTGGGCTACGAAGTAAAGGAACGTTAA
- a CDS encoding chorismate mutase, producing MEISDWRKRIDELNEELIRLLNKRAGFAAEIGKIKKAAGLPVLDSAREESVLAEVAAKAVEVGGPLGEESIKNIFKAIMQETRKVEE from the coding sequence ATGGAAATTTCTGACTGGCGCAAACGTATTGACGAGCTGAACGAAGAACTGATCCGTCTTTTGAACAAGAGGGCGGGTTTCGCTGCCGAAATCGGTAAAATCAAAAAGGCCGCCGGTTTGCCGGTGCTCGATTCCGCCCGCGAAGAGTCCGTGCTCGCCGAGGTCGCCGCCAAGGCCGTCGAGGTCGGGGGACCGCTCGGCGAAGAGTCCATCAAGAATATTTTTAAGGCGATAATGCAAGAGACCCGCAAGGTGGAGGAATAA
- a CDS encoding family 16 glycosylhydrolase, which produces MNIKSIITCGMVIGMAALASAKDYSGAELFTLDEFQYGKFEARMKMAAISGTVSSMFLYQNGSEIADGRPWVEVDIEVLGKNPSSFQSNIITGKAGAQKTSEEHHNVNPACDQAFHTYGLEWTPNYVRWTVDGVEVRKTEGGQVSDLKGTQGLRFNLWSSEDPNWVGQFNPNQLPIFQFINWVKAYKYTPGQGENGSDFTLDWTDNFDTFNASRWGKGDWTFDGNRVDLTDKNIYSKDGMLILALTRKGQESFNGQVPKDNEPQPTVSSSSQAPASSSSQQVFPPVSSSSTTAIPQAYAQPAPAKVYHHTVNAKGARVKGNERYRVNFKF; this is translated from the coding sequence ATGAACATCAAATCAATCATAACCTGTGGGATGGTTATAGGGATGGCAGCACTGGCAAGCGCAAAGGATTACAGTGGAGCGGAACTCTTCACTCTCGACGAGTTCCAGTACGGCAAATTTGAAGCCCGCATGAAAATGGCAGCCATTTCCGGAACGGTCAGCTCCATGTTCCTCTACCAGAACGGCTCCGAAATCGCTGACGGTAGGCCCTGGGTCGAAGTCGACATCGAGGTTTTGGGCAAGAACCCGAGCAGCTTCCAGTCCAACATCATTACAGGCAAGGCCGGCGCACAAAAAACAAGTGAAGAGCACCACAACGTGAACCCGGCATGCGACCAGGCGTTCCACACCTACGGCCTCGAATGGACCCCGAATTACGTCCGCTGGACCGTGGACGGCGTGGAAGTGCGCAAGACCGAAGGCGGCCAGGTTTCCGACCTCAAGGGCACGCAGGGACTCCGTTTTAACCTCTGGTCCTCCGAAGACCCGAATTGGGTCGGCCAGTTCAACCCCAACCAACTGCCCATTTTCCAGTTCATCAACTGGGTCAAGGCCTACAAGTACACCCCGGGCCAGGGCGAAAACGGCAGCGACTTCACGCTGGACTGGACCGACAACTTTGACACCTTCAACGCCTCCCGCTGGGGCAAGGGCGACTGGACATTTGACGGCAACCGCGTGGACCTCACCGACAAGAACATTTACTCCAAAGATGGCATGCTGATTCTCGCCCTCACCCGCAAGGGCCAGGAGAGCTTCAACGGGCAGGTTCCCAAGGACAACGAGCCGCAGCCCACCGTGAGCAGCTCCAGCCAGGCTCCGGCAAGCTCCAGCAGCCAGCAGGTGTTCCCGCCCGTATCGTCGAGTTCGACCACCGCGATTCCGCAGGCATACGCACAGCCGGCCCCCGCCAAGGTGTACCACCATACGGTGAATGCCAAGGGCGCCCGCGTCAAGGGCAACGAACGCTACCGCGTCAATTTCAAATTCTAA
- a CDS encoding GntR family transcriptional regulator produces MRKELANKLLEFPHKDGDRLPSVRALMKAYGVSSSTVQAALRILEGQSKICSIQGKGTFWASSGILPVEDLPLPRESASEKISRLFREDWERGFLKTDEPLPLMKELAQRYNVSQAVLRRFLGKSVRQGLLTRSGRQFMFTQRKHTPVQNPLSELLFVTRCNSWGGFTAESEREMDFLRMVYKKAGADHYKLTLLGITENGGKLIDRSGKACKLSDFKNAVGAILSTLLVSTPQQLLQIFAGVKYPVAVWWELPEASLPQRFLHKPNWTFFNSTFGPIPGIEMGRQLQLGGITQVAYFSPYHDSSWSVDRMAGLKESGLSVLDYTDNEFASPWDYKQIARKTVEKFSVEAYARELLKKKIIVLTSRNKDYEQLPVVCVNDEVAGVLLEMADEGSLNLHGKIFAFDNSAESYLLRIPSYDFNTQALVDHMFYSIENPDILGKKKVQHILGQIVEK; encoded by the coding sequence ATGCGCAAGGAACTCGCAAACAAACTTTTGGAATTCCCACACAAGGACGGCGACCGCCTCCCCAGCGTCCGCGCACTCATGAAGGCCTACGGGGTCTCGTCAAGCACGGTGCAGGCGGCCCTGCGGATTCTCGAAGGGCAGTCCAAAATTTGCAGCATCCAGGGCAAAGGAACCTTCTGGGCGTCGTCGGGAATCCTGCCCGTAGAGGATTTACCGCTCCCCCGCGAATCGGCAAGCGAAAAGATTTCACGGCTGTTTCGCGAGGACTGGGAACGCGGCTTCCTAAAGACCGATGAGCCGCTCCCCCTCATGAAGGAACTCGCCCAGCGCTACAACGTTTCCCAAGCCGTGTTGCGGCGCTTCCTCGGCAAATCGGTGCGGCAAGGGTTGCTCACCCGCTCTGGGCGGCAGTTCATGTTCACGCAAAGGAAGCATACCCCCGTCCAAAACCCGCTCAGTGAACTCCTGTTCGTGACCCGCTGCAACAGCTGGGGCGGCTTTACCGCCGAGAGCGAACGCGAAATGGACTTTTTGCGCATGGTCTACAAAAAGGCGGGTGCCGACCATTACAAGCTCACCCTGCTGGGCATCACCGAGAACGGCGGCAAACTCATTGACCGGAGCGGCAAGGCCTGCAAACTTTCCGACTTCAAGAACGCCGTGGGAGCCATACTCTCTACGCTTTTGGTGAGCACGCCCCAGCAACTGCTCCAAATTTTTGCAGGAGTCAAGTACCCCGTGGCCGTGTGGTGGGAGCTCCCCGAAGCAAGCCTTCCCCAGCGCTTTTTACACAAGCCCAACTGGACATTCTTCAATTCCACATTCGGGCCCATTCCCGGAATCGAGATGGGCAGGCAGTTGCAGCTGGGAGGCATCACGCAGGTTGCCTACTTTTCGCCATACCACGACAGTTCATGGTCGGTGGACCGCATGGCGGGCCTCAAGGAATCGGGCCTCAGCGTTCTGGACTACACCGACAACGAGTTCGCCAGCCCCTGGGACTACAAGCAAATTGCCCGCAAGACCGTCGAAAAATTCTCGGTGGAAGCTTACGCGCGTGAACTTTTGAAAAAGAAGATTATCGTCCTCACCAGCAGGAACAAGGACTACGAGCAGTTACCCGTGGTGTGCGTGAACGACGAGGTCGCAGGCGTGCTTTTGGAAATGGCAGACGAAGGGAGCCTCAATCTACACGGCAAGATATTCGCCTTCGACAACTCCGCCGAGAGCTACCTGCTGCGTATTCCCTCCTACGACTTCAACACGCAGGCGCTGGTGGACCACATGTTCTACAGCATCGAGAACCCCGACATCCTCGGCAAAAAAAAGGTCCAGCACATTCTGGGCCAGATTGTGGAAAAATAA
- a CDS encoding glycosyltransferase, whose translation MKILVAPLDWGLGHATRCVPVVREFLRQGAEVELAVVKQNASLFREIFPELRQRIAPGYNVVYPRHGFNMCLWLLKNSAHLNAVMRYERRYAQEMVERHGYDILFSDNRFAFHSPKAYSIYMTHQRRIAFPPALAAFEGVGIKWHAMQMKKFDEVWVPDLEQAPGYAGALSHVDVAPRPVTFVGALSRFSETTSVVGTPAGTPLNVVAIVSGVEPARTQFERQLREALACIPGRHMMILGKPSAPQKRWTEGNIEFHNHLPTEEFKQAVLRANWVVSRGGYSTVMDMAVLGAKCIFVPTPGQYEQIVLARELSKAGYAVQIPADALNADSLADAFNADVKLHLPSQQNLLRDAVTRVLSARK comes from the coding sequence GTGAAAATCCTGGTAGCCCCTTTGGATTGGGGGCTGGGGCACGCGACCAGGTGCGTGCCCGTGGTAAGGGAGTTTTTGCGGCAGGGTGCCGAGGTGGAACTGGCGGTGGTCAAGCAGAACGCCAGCCTGTTTCGCGAAATTTTCCCGGAATTGCGCCAACGTATAGCCCCCGGCTACAACGTGGTTTACCCCAGGCATGGGTTCAACATGTGTTTGTGGCTGCTCAAGAACAGCGCCCACCTGAACGCGGTGATGCGTTACGAGCGCCGCTATGCCCAAGAGATGGTGGAACGTCACGGCTACGACATTCTGTTCTCCGACAACCGTTTTGCTTTCCATTCGCCCAAGGCCTACAGCATTTACATGACGCACCAGCGCCGTATTGCCTTCCCGCCGGCGCTTGCCGCCTTTGAGGGCGTGGGCATCAAGTGGCACGCGATGCAAATGAAGAAGTTCGATGAGGTGTGGGTGCCCGACTTGGAGCAGGCTCCCGGTTATGCGGGTGCGCTTTCGCATGTGGACGTAGCGCCGCGCCCGGTGACTTTTGTAGGGGCTTTGTCACGTTTTTCCGAGACGACTTCTGTTGTGGGCACGCCCGCGGGAACCCCCTTGAACGTGGTCGCCATTGTCTCGGGAGTGGAACCCGCACGCACGCAGTTCGAACGGCAGCTTCGCGAAGCCCTGGCGTGCATCCCGGGCCGCCACATGATGATTTTGGGCAAGCCCTCGGCGCCTCAAAAAAGGTGGACCGAAGGCAATATCGAATTCCACAACCACCTGCCCACCGAGGAGTTCAAGCAGGCGGTGCTCCGCGCCAACTGGGTGGTGAGCCGAGGCGGCTACAGCACCGTGATGGACATGGCTGTATTGGGCGCCAAGTGCATTTTTGTGCCCACGCCGGGGCAGTACGAGCAAATCGTTTTGGCACGCGAGCTTTCCAAGGCGGGCTACGCCGTGCAGATTCCCGCCGACGCGCTGAATGCCGACTCCCTTGCAGATGCGTTCAATGCGGATGTGAAGTTGCATCTCCCGTCACAGCAGAACCTGCTTCGCGACGCCGTCACCCGGGTGCTGAGCGCCCGCAAATAA
- a CDS encoding NPCBM/NEW2 domain-containing protein, with product MKNSNKKKTAEMPAETKQPKKSVVELVKDWVASLHLGKPQAVMAAVTFTILVASFLIFNNLSVSYARRWDIDWGYYSILLTFVLLIAGVVINMPFVAKNFRGYLPRGKGLCGLAILLIVFSVFMFDNIGNTHRVLSDETSWESMGLQMYFEHTGGICNEGVWVDGVLDCKTEVNNFKGKALGFVYSLVFNFMEPNRDTALLVNYPFYILSLIAFFFALTRWFKSDKIALAAVAFLGGMPIYLLQARSASTEVLYIFLLAALMAWYAFVPTNKVTWKHFVLTVPLLGFFAQTRQETVFAFIPFALYYYRYFLEKPYRLPAFVTAVVAVSWPSINTMAAYRGYDFQGGEHAAHSFENLWFNLKTNIEVMMNLEQDSAFGGIMQNPFYTTFTVILLAATAWLLFRMFYSRRYVRGFILGIFFCIQIFVILLNVSGTFTIDINQRYVLVALPLFAMLMALGLYDALQFATKMQPDAAAKIVMFVACGLSLGLMLYHAPSYKNNMLYYKNKLLGEEDFLNTELATYPENSVFIYSRPWQMLAQGHSAFSERTFEGWSTEVFAEWMQKTNGNIYLVRGQDGYGKVNRDSRVVGFKTTDQIDQILDGYKNERVLVEPKLFGYPLVIYKIISKRGVSQYAQNFIVSEQEDGRFVLNKRFPESIACEYTLNGDSQAEMLVSNEVDTLHLDSADIRYGMNRVLFSCSMPDGDTLPIYKDFFIDGDKVALLSALKMGRYSQDWGSPEVDQSVEHHKLTLDGEPFRYGIGSHANSIIEYELPRAYDFFHATVGLDDESACGDGAYFVVEANGRELARSKKLYSTEKQKLDVELNGAIHLKLRIEMGGDKDCDHGDWANAWLEAR from the coding sequence ATGAAGAATTCAAATAAAAAGAAAACGGCAGAGATGCCTGCAGAGACGAAACAGCCAAAGAAATCTGTGGTTGAACTTGTTAAAGATTGGGTGGCGTCGCTGCACCTGGGCAAGCCCCAGGCGGTGATGGCTGCAGTCACGTTTACGATTCTTGTGGCCTCGTTCCTCATCTTTAACAACCTCTCGGTATCGTATGCCCGCCGCTGGGACATTGACTGGGGCTACTACAGCATATTGTTGACCTTTGTTCTGCTCATTGCAGGCGTTGTTATCAATATGCCTTTTGTGGCGAAGAACTTCCGCGGGTATTTGCCGCGGGGCAAGGGGCTCTGCGGGCTTGCCATCCTCCTCATTGTTTTTTCGGTGTTCATGTTCGACAACATCGGCAACACCCACCGCGTGCTCTCTGACGAGACCAGCTGGGAGTCGATGGGCCTCCAAATGTACTTTGAACACACGGGTGGTATTTGCAACGAGGGCGTTTGGGTTGACGGCGTACTCGACTGCAAAACGGAAGTGAACAACTTCAAGGGCAAGGCGCTTGGCTTTGTGTATTCGCTGGTGTTCAATTTTATGGAACCCAATCGCGATACCGCCCTCCTGGTGAACTACCCGTTTTACATATTGAGTCTCATCGCGTTCTTCTTTGCGCTTACGCGGTGGTTCAAGAGCGACAAAATCGCGCTTGCAGCTGTGGCGTTTTTGGGCGGCATGCCCATTTACCTTTTGCAGGCGCGATCGGCCTCAACCGAGGTCCTTTACATATTCCTTTTGGCGGCGCTCATGGCGTGGTATGCCTTTGTGCCCACGAACAAGGTGACGTGGAAGCATTTTGTGCTCACGGTGCCGCTGCTCGGCTTTTTTGCCCAGACCCGCCAAGAGACGGTGTTTGCGTTTATCCCGTTTGCCCTCTATTATTACCGCTATTTTCTCGAGAAACCCTACCGTTTGCCCGCCTTTGTGACGGCGGTTGTGGCGGTGAGCTGGCCCTCCATCAACACGATGGCGGCCTACCGCGGTTACGACTTCCAGGGCGGCGAGCATGCGGCGCACTCGTTTGAGAACCTGTGGTTCAACCTCAAGACGAATATCGAGGTCATGATGAACCTGGAACAGGATTCGGCGTTTGGCGGCATTATGCAGAACCCGTTCTACACGACCTTTACCGTGATTTTGCTTGCGGCGACGGCGTGGCTGTTGTTCCGCATGTTCTATTCCCGCCGTTATGTGCGCGGGTTCATTTTGGGGATTTTCTTTTGCATCCAGATTTTTGTGATTTTGCTGAACGTGTCGGGGACCTTTACCATTGACATCAACCAGCGCTATGTGCTGGTGGCGCTCCCGCTGTTTGCCATGCTCATGGCACTGGGGCTTTACGACGCGCTGCAGTTTGCGACCAAGATGCAGCCCGATGCTGCGGCGAAGATTGTGATGTTTGTCGCCTGCGGCTTGTCTTTGGGCCTCATGCTGTATCACGCCCCCAGTTACAAGAACAACATGCTCTATTACAAGAACAAGTTGCTGGGCGAGGAGGACTTCCTCAATACCGAACTCGCGACTTACCCCGAAAACTCGGTGTTCATTTATTCAAGGCCTTGGCAAATGCTTGCGCAGGGGCACAGCGCTTTTAGCGAACGCACTTTTGAAGGCTGGAGCACCGAGGTGTTTGCCGAGTGGATGCAAAAGACGAACGGCAACATTTACCTGGTGCGCGGTCAAGACGGCTACGGCAAGGTGAATCGCGACAGCCGCGTAGTCGGCTTTAAGACGACTGACCAAATTGACCAGATTTTGGACGGCTACAAGAACGAGCGTGTGCTTGTCGAGCCCAAACTCTTTGGCTACCCGCTGGTGATTTACAAGATTATCTCGAAGAGGGGCGTGTCGCAGTACGCGCAGAATTTCATTGTCTCGGAACAGGAGGACGGTCGCTTTGTGTTGAACAAGCGCTTCCCCGAGTCCATTGCCTGCGAATACACGCTGAACGGCGATTCCCAGGCCGAAATGCTCGTGTCCAACGAGGTCGATACGCTCCATTTGGATTCGGCGGACATTCGTTACGGCATGAACCGCGTGCTGTTTAGCTGCTCCATGCCCGACGGCGATACGCTCCCCATTTACAAGGACTTCTTTATCGATGGCGACAAGGTGGCGCTTCTCTCGGCGCTCAAGATGGGCCGCTACTCGCAGGACTGGGGTTCGCCCGAGGTAGACCAGTCGGTGGAACACCACAAGCTGACCCTGGACGGAGAACCGTTCCGCTACGGTATTGGAAGCCATGCGAACTCGATCATTGAATACGAATTGCCTCGCGCCTATGACTTTTTCCACGCGACTGTGGGCCTCGATGACGAGAGCGCCTGCGGTGACGGAGCCTACTTTGTTGTTGAGGCGAACGGTCGTGAACTGGCCCGCTCCAAAAAACTCTATTCCACCGAAAAGCAAAAGCTGGATGTGGAACTCAACGGAGCCATTCATTTGAAACTCCGCATTGAGATGGGTGGCGACAAGGATTGCGACCACGGCGACTGGGCTAACGCCTGGCTGGAGGCCAGGTGA